One genomic region from Tautonia marina encodes:
- a CDS encoding protein kinase domain-containing protein, with the protein MSDSEATTGWADADSSGAPDRDLTGQLLGGEFLVERLIGRGGMGEVYLARQQGLNRPVALKVLRPDLVSNPTYLSRFEVEATAVARLNHPNIVQVYTLGRDGDLRFIAMEYVQGTNLRDYLRKKGTVELPLAFSIMRQTCQAMAAASELGLIHRDIKPENLMLTRKGQVKVADFGLCREQGAEALHLTQEGVTLGTPMYMSPEQVRGLSLDHRSDLYSMGVTFYHMLAGVPPFRAETAVAVALKHLQEQPIDLSVHRPDLPPELVKLVMKLMAKKPEDRYKSAGELDRELLRLRGIVTATQSIPTISTGEPTPSPLPGSSIASGPSILQRTAWRIGQLRLGGGTLVTLGGLGLLVGAALGWSARPTDMLSGGAPAGPPALWMAPAWESIPKQATAQDQLRYAQLLARPSDRSAALLAVPGHFPRAEPWGSTAYTQLARALFDRLDHLGLNALADSLEAEPEAATQRRRLADICRAASNALEDRPDLALEHLTARAPAPPYLEPALAELALEVAEWARSSPSASPLAAQWTNVREDLLQALRIVTFDPAERFEPGRRRPQARP; encoded by the coding sequence ATGAGTGATTCCGAGGCGACCACTGGATGGGCTGACGCCGACTCCTCCGGAGCTCCCGATCGTGATTTGACCGGCCAGTTGCTCGGGGGCGAGTTCCTGGTGGAGCGATTGATCGGCCGGGGAGGGATGGGAGAGGTCTATCTCGCCCGGCAGCAGGGGTTAAATCGGCCGGTTGCGTTGAAGGTGCTCCGGCCCGACCTGGTTTCCAACCCGACCTACCTGAGCCGATTCGAGGTCGAGGCCACCGCGGTGGCCCGCTTGAATCATCCGAACATCGTGCAGGTCTACACCCTCGGCCGAGACGGCGACCTGCGCTTCATCGCCATGGAGTATGTTCAGGGGACGAATCTCCGGGACTATCTCCGCAAAAAGGGGACCGTCGAGCTTCCCCTGGCCTTTTCCATCATGCGGCAAACCTGCCAGGCCATGGCGGCGGCCAGTGAGTTGGGGCTGATCCATCGCGACATCAAGCCCGAAAACCTGATGCTGACTCGCAAGGGGCAGGTCAAGGTCGCCGATTTCGGCCTCTGCCGCGAGCAAGGAGCCGAGGCCCTGCACCTGACCCAGGAAGGGGTCACGCTCGGGACCCCCATGTATATGAGTCCCGAGCAGGTCCGGGGGCTGAGCCTCGACCATCGCAGCGACCTCTACTCGATGGGGGTCACCTTCTACCACATGCTCGCCGGGGTTCCCCCCTTTCGGGCCGAGACCGCCGTTGCCGTGGCCTTGAAACACCTGCAGGAGCAACCGATCGACCTGTCCGTGCACCGACCCGACCTGCCTCCCGAGTTGGTCAAACTGGTCATGAAGCTCATGGCCAAGAAGCCCGAAGACCGCTACAAATCGGCCGGTGAACTCGATCGGGAACTCCTCCGCCTCCGTGGAATCGTCACTGCCACTCAATCGATTCCCACAATCTCAACCGGTGAACCCACACCTTCGCCTCTCCCCGGTTCCTCAATCGCCTCGGGGCCGTCGATCCTTCAACGAACCGCATGGAGGATTGGTCAGCTACGGCTCGGAGGGGGAACACTCGTGACGCTCGGGGGGCTCGGCCTGCTCGTTGGCGCGGCCCTTGGCTGGTCGGCCCGCCCGACCGACATGCTTTCCGGCGGAGCCCCGGCCGGACCGCCGGCCCTCTGGATGGCTCCCGCCTGGGAATCGATCCCGAAACAGGCGACGGCCCAGGATCAGCTCCGCTACGCGCAGCTCCTCGCTCGCCCCTCTGATCGTTCGGCAGCGCTGCTTGCGGTCCCCGGCCATTTTCCGAGGGCCGAGCCCTGGGGCTCGACCGCTTACACGCAACTGGCGCGTGCATTGTTCGACCGCCTCGATCACCTCGGACTCAACGCCCTGGCCGACTCACTCGAAGCAGAGCCCGAGGCCGCAACCCAGCGGCGCCGACTGGCCGACATCTGCCGAGCCGCCTCGAACGCCCTGGAAGATCGACCCGACCTCGCCCTTGAGCATCTGACTGCCCGAGCCCCGGCTCCACCCTATCTCGAACCGGCTCTGGCCGAGCTGGCGCTGGAAGTGGCGGAATGGGCCAGGAGCAGCCCCAGCGCAAGCCCGCTGGCGGCCCAGTGGACAAACGTTCGAGAAGATCTCCTCCAGGCGCTCCGCATCGTCACCTTCGATCCCGCCGAGCGATTCGAACCCGGGCGACGACGCCCCCAGGCCCGACCCTGA
- a CDS encoding SpoIIE family protein phosphatase has translation MPFLRRENGEQRGQCIDLKEEAFLIGRAPDCNLVLDPQGVSRRHAQIGVDSGHYYLEDLGSRNTTKLNNQVVPPWQRLPLKAGDRINICDVEFVYLTRMTPPESDASEVIVTEHGGESTIHTLDASSTSSGGTRVSAERKLEAVLDITRNLSSTVKIDAVAPKVLDTLFEIFPTAERAFLILKDPQADRLMRKAFKHRQLRPARTGLQRLHDGASKDDEPPMNISRSIVNHVLDRKQAVLSQDAGNDANLPVAASIADLKIRSVMCAPLLTPDGQAMGIIQLDTTSARQFQQEDLDLLAAVACQSAIAIQNARMYEDMLKQERVNRDLRLAEQVQISFLPDSVPQIPGYEFFAYYHAANNVGGDYYDFVPLPGNRLGIALADVSGKGIPAALMMAKFSGNTRYCILTENAPAPAVTILNDQLCEAGLEEKFITLSLSVLDLERGRLTLSSAGHLPVLIRRANGRVEEHGVDISGLPLGILPDFPYQQVDIQLDRGDVVVIYSDGITDARSPQDEIYHSVDKPRLNNRLAELSGSPEAVGRAILQEIREFSTGEPQADDMTMICFGRV, from the coding sequence ATGCCATTCCTCCGCAGAGAGAACGGCGAGCAACGCGGTCAGTGCATCGACCTCAAGGAGGAGGCGTTCCTGATCGGCCGCGCCCCGGATTGCAATCTGGTGCTCGACCCGCAGGGCGTCAGCCGCCGCCACGCGCAGATCGGCGTCGACTCGGGCCACTACTACCTGGAAGACCTCGGCTCTCGGAACACCACGAAGCTGAACAATCAGGTCGTTCCTCCCTGGCAACGCCTTCCCCTGAAGGCGGGCGATCGGATCAACATCTGCGACGTCGAGTTCGTCTACCTGACCCGGATGACGCCACCGGAGTCCGACGCCTCTGAGGTCATCGTCACCGAACACGGGGGCGAATCGACCATCCACACCCTCGACGCCTCCTCCACCTCCAGCGGAGGAACCCGTGTCTCGGCCGAGCGCAAGCTCGAAGCCGTGCTCGACATCACCCGCAACCTCTCCAGCACCGTCAAGATCGACGCGGTGGCGCCGAAAGTTCTCGACACCCTTTTTGAAATTTTCCCGACGGCCGAACGCGCCTTCTTGATTCTCAAAGACCCCCAGGCCGACCGCTTGATGCGCAAAGCCTTCAAGCACCGTCAACTCCGGCCGGCTCGAACCGGGTTGCAACGGCTTCATGACGGTGCGTCCAAGGACGACGAACCGCCGATGAACATCAGCCGGTCGATCGTCAACCATGTCCTCGACCGCAAGCAGGCCGTCCTCAGTCAAGACGCCGGCAACGATGCCAACCTCCCCGTCGCCGCCTCCATCGCCGACCTGAAAATCCGGTCGGTCATGTGCGCCCCCTTGCTGACCCCCGACGGCCAGGCCATGGGCATCATCCAGCTCGATACCACCTCGGCCCGTCAGTTTCAGCAAGAAGACCTCGACCTCCTCGCCGCCGTCGCCTGCCAGTCCGCCATCGCCATTCAAAACGCCCGAATGTACGAAGACATGCTGAAACAAGAGCGTGTCAATCGCGACCTTCGCCTCGCCGAGCAGGTCCAGATCAGCTTCCTGCCCGACTCCGTGCCTCAGATTCCCGGCTATGAGTTCTTTGCCTATTACCATGCCGCCAACAACGTTGGTGGAGACTACTACGACTTTGTCCCCTTGCCCGGCAACCGTCTCGGAATCGCCCTGGCCGACGTTTCCGGGAAAGGAATTCCCGCGGCCCTGATGATGGCCAAGTTCTCCGGGAACACCCGCTACTGCATCCTCACCGAGAACGCCCCCGCCCCGGCCGTAACCATCCTCAACGATCAACTGTGCGAGGCCGGGCTCGAAGAAAAATTCATCACCCTGAGCCTCTCGGTCCTCGACCTCGAACGCGGCAGGCTGACCCTCAGTTCGGCCGGACATTTGCCGGTCCTGATCCGTCGCGCCAACGGTCGGGTCGAGGAACACGGTGTCGACATCTCCGGGCTCCCGCTCGGCATTCTTCCCGATTTTCCTTACCAGCAAGTTGACATTCAGCTCGATCGCGGTGATGTCGTCGTCATTTACTCCGATGGCATTACCGACGCTCGCAGCCCTCAGGACGAGATTTACCACTCCGTCGACAAACCGAGACTCAACAACCGCCTTGCTGAGCTTTCCGGTAGCCCTGAAGCCGTTGGCCGCGCCATCCTTCAGGAAATCCGCGAGTTCTCCACCGGCGAACCCCAGGCCGACGACATGACCATGATCTGCTTCGGCCGCGTCTGA
- a CDS encoding tetratricopeptide repeat protein translates to MIRGIVPVEDGIPEADPLAMARSQLEQGQGELAWETLASRVRPDAEAHWLLSRAALQRGDLQTAEASLAEARSLGFENDPMRTEPAVFVGSARCVSCHAEIAHDQQASHHASTFAGADDLDQLPLPDGPIPDPEVPEVIHSFRKEGDRVIVETEVAGERFSMVLSHLMGSGHHGTTPVGIDPLGNVVELRLSHYAKEVGWDLTTGHLPRPAVPSEFLGRTLAPHEQQSCLNCHTTHLQPDESTASWTVVEGGVRCEQCHGPGGNHLAAVNGGFSEPAIMRPRLASAEQVVNLCGTCHRASESGPQDESSNPFLVRFQATTFVRSACFIQSASTAKFDCVSCHNPHRNAETDSRHYDSVCLSCHSDTRSLDQTIATATPREFTAQTLCPIEPTQGCVSCHMPPRESSMRNTLFTDHHIRVQEDLDRVDPPDSVSEQRAEE, encoded by the coding sequence GTGATCCGGGGGATTGTTCCGGTCGAAGATGGAATTCCCGAGGCTGATCCGCTGGCGATGGCCCGATCGCAACTGGAACAGGGGCAGGGGGAGCTTGCTTGGGAGACGCTCGCCTCGCGCGTTCGCCCCGATGCCGAAGCCCATTGGCTCCTGAGCCGGGCTGCGTTGCAACGCGGTGATCTCCAAACCGCGGAAGCCTCACTGGCCGAGGCTCGGTCGCTCGGGTTCGAGAACGATCCGATGCGGACGGAACCCGCGGTTTTCGTCGGATCGGCTCGATGCGTGTCCTGCCATGCCGAAATTGCCCACGATCAGCAAGCCAGCCATCATGCCTCGACCTTCGCCGGCGCCGATGACCTGGACCAGCTTCCCTTGCCTGATGGCCCCATCCCCGACCCCGAAGTGCCGGAGGTCATCCACTCCTTCCGCAAGGAGGGCGATCGGGTCATCGTGGAAACCGAGGTTGCGGGCGAGCGATTTTCGATGGTCCTCTCGCATCTGATGGGCTCGGGACACCACGGAACCACCCCGGTCGGGATCGATCCGCTCGGCAATGTCGTCGAGCTTCGGCTCTCTCACTATGCCAAAGAGGTCGGGTGGGACCTCACGACCGGCCACCTTCCGCGCCCTGCCGTCCCCTCCGAGTTCCTTGGGCGAACCCTCGCTCCACACGAGCAGCAGAGCTGTTTGAACTGCCACACAACCCACCTTCAACCCGACGAATCGACCGCTTCCTGGACGGTCGTCGAAGGTGGGGTCCGGTGTGAGCAGTGTCATGGTCCCGGTGGGAACCATCTGGCCGCGGTGAACGGCGGGTTCTCCGAGCCGGCGATCATGCGACCCCGGCTCGCTTCGGCCGAGCAAGTCGTCAACCTCTGCGGAACCTGCCACCGGGCCTCGGAATCAGGCCCTCAGGACGAATCGAGCAATCCCTTCCTCGTCCGGTTCCAGGCAACGACGTTCGTCAGGAGTGCCTGCTTCATCCAGTCAGCTTCGACGGCGAAGTTCGATTGCGTCAGTTGCCATAATCCGCACCGTAACGCCGAAACCGACTCGAGGCACTACGATTCCGTTTGCCTCTCGTGCCACTCAGATACGCGATCCCTTGATCAAACGATCGCCACAGCGACCCCCCGGGAATTCACCGCGCAAACCCTTTGCCCGATCGAGCCGACCCAGGGTTGCGTCTCGTGTCACATGCCCCCTCGGGAAAGCTCGATGCGAAACACTCTGTTCACCGATCACCACATTCGGGTCCAGGAGGACCTGGATCGGGTCGATCCCCCAGACTCGGTTTCGGAACAGCGGGCCGAAGAGTGA